In Oleiharenicola lentus, the following are encoded in one genomic region:
- a CDS encoding PAS domain S-box protein — protein sequence MSPSPTASLPWLRSCASLILIIGLVVVAGWVMDWPWARQWAPRSMDTTMNAAVGLIVGAAGLLARSAGLKRSARVAGVFLLLLGAAVLIDLFTGWIGWISRLFWVHPESYMWVSGRMAPHSAVAFLLAGIGLSLADTRWFSRDGERFAAGFVFGTGFLPLVHYATIILFYGDDIHSRNMGLPLACGFMLLGGAQIDWRRKLKGDGAPRLLAGLSAAFITCIAVYMVVGNRLLIETNHEIAQAQEARAAINSLISRVARMESTARAYALTGASDFGNRVDVHAAEMRRELDSLPALLLPLPGKEADLEELRTLTREKIEAAEKLVNLRATEGLTAAANFLASLPQDRTSRLVRLAAAMLAEEDTRHRRSVGMQQVLETNIRVALGAGGLMVALMMVATSLLSFQAARARQRAEHGLQEVSALQRAVLDGTVLSVIATEPDGTIREFNRGAELMLGYSREEMVGLRSPEIIHVYGEVAAHAAELSARLGRRIEPGFEVFVARARDGQVDEREWTYVRKDGTRFPVQLSVTALRDNEGRITGFLGVAQDLTEKKRAQIALQASEKKLGEVLGHADCLVWEAQVALKPDDWNWQMSVYPSGLYHRLTQQYGIEQGAGLWYRFQIPEQEEMNRASRAAMERGDAGYVQEFRVIRDGQTTWLREAVAIRRQESGRFWLVGVATDVTDRKLAEEALRFTEERFRSFAQLAPVGICQTDDKGHCLYVNDRWCEITGRPDSEFIGKNWAMAVHPQDRRNVLKAWMGLLKGGSESAIEYRFQHPTGESRWVAGSAVPLRDPAGHIMGFLGTITDVTDRKRAAEALTKSEQQFRNAFDYAGIGMALVAPDGRWLQVNQALHNLLGYSEEELLARTFQDVTHPEDLEVDLANLQELLAGRRHYYQIEKRYLHRDSHVVNVRLTVTVVRSPDGSPLHFIAQVEDITARHLAEQALIASQRQLSDVFRSMAEGLALHDPAGRIIECNAAAETILGLTRDQLLGRNEIDPSWQLLQEDGSPCPVDQIPSAITCRTLQPQRGVVLGVRRGDGSRVWVTVNTEAVLDEHGRLKSVVASFSDITAKRAADEELRKLALIASRTSNAVVLTDAARRVIWVNEGFTRMTGYRFEEIQGKVPGWVLQGKDTDPAVVAHMRACLSREEGFQVEVKNYRKDGVPYWIRSDVQPIRSARGKIEYFMAIQHDITEQKALETNLAQARDEAVAASRMKSEFLANVSHEIRTPMNGVLGMAELLMDTNLTEDQRQMGRVIQSSANNLLTIIDDLLDFSKIEAGKFRLTTQEFSLAEQLEQAMALMVPRAVSGRISLQSELPDDLPARLCGDPGRIQQVLVNLLGNAVKFTERGSVTLVVRPLDSARAGRYAFRVEVRDTGIGIPPDQIDRLFQPFVQADGSSTRRFGGTGLGLAISRQLIELMSGRIGCESRPGEGSVFWFELELELATSPLAPAEPKPAVVPALPSARLLVAEDQHANQLVMRLLLTKMGVNFKLVGDGMAVIEELSRENYSLVLMDCQMPRMDGYEATRLIRTGAAGPDNETVPIVALTAHAMASDREKCLEAGMDDYLSKPVRFENLQPILQRLGIGFVVPVPEPPAPPSPPTAILDEAQLAQLRSLPGRKGPRLLDELASMALQEVPAGLAELRRQVSAQAARPVVQTAHRLAGAAANLGARKLRALLLEVEKSAEAGDWTQVSRQLDDLDREWIPVQQALSGLVPANHA from the coding sequence GTGTCACCCTCGCCCACGGCATCCCTTCCGTGGCTGCGCTCCTGCGCCAGCCTCATCTTGATCATTGGCCTCGTGGTCGTGGCGGGATGGGTGATGGACTGGCCTTGGGCGCGGCAATGGGCGCCCCGCTCCATGGACACGACGATGAATGCGGCGGTGGGGCTCATCGTGGGCGCGGCGGGATTGCTGGCGCGCAGCGCTGGGCTGAAGCGAAGCGCACGGGTGGCCGGAGTTTTTCTGCTCCTGCTGGGCGCCGCGGTGCTCATTGATCTTTTCACGGGCTGGATCGGCTGGATCAGCCGGCTGTTCTGGGTGCATCCCGAATCCTACATGTGGGTCTCCGGGCGCATGGCGCCGCACAGCGCGGTCGCCTTTCTCCTGGCCGGCATCGGCCTGAGTCTGGCGGACACCCGCTGGTTTTCGCGGGACGGGGAACGGTTCGCCGCGGGCTTCGTGTTCGGCACCGGGTTTCTGCCGTTGGTGCACTACGCGACGATCATCCTGTTTTATGGTGACGACATCCACTCCCGCAACATGGGCCTGCCGCTGGCCTGCGGTTTCATGCTGCTGGGAGGCGCCCAGATCGACTGGCGCCGGAAGCTGAAGGGGGACGGCGCCCCGCGCCTCTTGGCGGGACTTTCCGCCGCGTTCATCACCTGCATTGCGGTTTACATGGTTGTGGGCAACCGCCTGCTGATCGAAACCAACCACGAGATCGCGCAAGCGCAGGAGGCCCGGGCGGCGATCAACAGTCTGATTTCCCGGGTTGCCCGCATGGAATCAACCGCCCGGGCCTATGCCCTGACCGGCGCATCCGACTTCGGCAACCGGGTGGACGTGCATGCGGCGGAGATGCGGCGGGAGCTCGACAGCCTGCCGGCTCTGCTGCTGCCGCTGCCCGGCAAGGAGGCCGACCTGGAGGAGCTGCGGACACTCACCCGGGAGAAGATCGAGGCCGCGGAAAAACTGGTGAACCTTCGCGCGACGGAGGGTCTGACCGCGGCCGCCAATTTTCTGGCCTCGCTGCCCCAGGATCGTACCAGCCGCCTGGTGCGCCTGGCCGCGGCGATGTTGGCTGAAGAGGACACCCGGCACCGCCGGAGCGTCGGGATGCAGCAAGTGCTGGAAACCAACATCCGCGTGGCCCTCGGCGCCGGCGGCCTGATGGTGGCGCTGATGATGGTGGCCACCAGCCTGCTCTCCTTCCAGGCGGCCCGCGCCCGCCAGCGCGCGGAGCACGGCCTGCAGGAGGTGAGTGCGCTGCAGCGCGCCGTGCTCGACGGCACCGTCTTGTCGGTGATCGCCACCGAGCCCGATGGCACGATTCGCGAATTCAACCGCGGGGCCGAGCTGATGCTGGGCTACAGCCGCGAGGAAATGGTCGGTCTCCGCTCCCCCGAGATCATCCACGTTTACGGGGAGGTGGCCGCCCACGCCGCGGAGCTGTCGGCCCGCCTGGGCCGGAGGATCGAGCCGGGTTTTGAAGTGTTCGTGGCCCGCGCCCGCGACGGCCAGGTGGACGAGCGTGAATGGACGTATGTGCGCAAGGATGGCACGCGTTTCCCCGTGCAGCTGAGTGTCACGGCCCTGCGGGACAACGAGGGTCGGATCACGGGATTTCTCGGCGTCGCCCAGGACCTGACCGAGAAGAAGCGGGCGCAGATCGCCCTGCAGGCCAGCGAAAAGAAACTGGGCGAGGTGCTCGGCCATGCGGACTGTCTCGTGTGGGAGGCCCAAGTCGCCCTCAAACCTGACGACTGGAACTGGCAGATGTCAGTCTATCCCTCCGGTCTCTACCACCGCCTGACCCAGCAATACGGCATCGAGCAAGGAGCGGGTCTTTGGTATCGTTTTCAAATCCCGGAGCAGGAGGAGATGAACCGGGCCAGCCGGGCGGCCATGGAGCGCGGCGATGCCGGCTACGTGCAGGAGTTCCGCGTGATCCGGGACGGCCAGACCACATGGCTGCGGGAAGCGGTGGCCATCCGGCGGCAGGAGTCCGGCCGGTTCTGGCTCGTGGGCGTCGCCACCGATGTCACCGACCGCAAGCTGGCGGAGGAAGCCCTGCGTTTTACGGAAGAGCGGTTCCGGTCCTTTGCCCAGCTGGCTCCCGTCGGCATCTGCCAGACCGACGACAAAGGACATTGCCTCTACGTCAACGATCGTTGGTGCGAGATAACCGGCCGGCCGGATAGTGAATTCATTGGCAAGAACTGGGCGATGGCCGTCCATCCCCAGGACCGGCGGAACGTGTTGAAAGCCTGGATGGGCCTGCTGAAGGGCGGCAGCGAGTCGGCCATCGAATACCGGTTCCAGCATCCCACGGGCGAATCCCGGTGGGTCGCGGGTTCCGCGGTGCCGCTGCGCGACCCGGCCGGCCATATCATGGGCTTCCTGGGCACGATCACCGACGTCACCGATCGCAAGCGGGCGGCCGAAGCCCTGACCAAGAGCGAACAGCAATTCCGCAACGCCTTTGATTACGCCGGCATCGGCATGGCTCTGGTCGCCCCCGACGGCCGGTGGCTGCAGGTCAACCAGGCGCTGCACAATCTACTCGGCTACAGCGAAGAGGAGCTGCTGGCCCGCACCTTCCAGGATGTCACCCATCCCGAGGACCTGGAGGTGGACCTGGCCAACCTGCAGGAACTGCTGGCCGGCCGCCGCCACTATTACCAGATCGAGAAGCGCTACCTCCACCGCGACAGCCACGTCGTGAATGTGCGGCTGACCGTCACGGTGGTGCGATCGCCCGACGGCAGCCCGCTGCATTTTATTGCGCAAGTCGAGGACATCACGGCCCGGCATCTCGCCGAGCAGGCGCTGATCGCCAGCCAGCGGCAGCTGAGCGACGTATTCCGCTCCATGGCCGAGGGCCTGGCGCTTCACGATCCCGCGGGCCGGATCATCGAATGCAATGCCGCGGCGGAAACGATTCTGGGCCTGACCCGCGACCAGCTGTTGGGTCGGAACGAAATCGATCCGAGCTGGCAGCTGCTGCAGGAGGACGGCAGTCCCTGCCCCGTCGACCAGATACCCTCGGCCATCACCTGTCGGACCTTGCAGCCACAGCGCGGGGTGGTTCTGGGCGTGCGGCGCGGCGACGGGAGTCGCGTTTGGGTGACGGTCAACACGGAGGCCGTGCTCGACGAACACGGCCGCCTGAAATCCGTCGTGGCCAGTTTCTCCGACATCACGGCCAAGCGGGCCGCCGATGAGGAGCTGCGCAAGCTGGCGCTCATCGCGAGCAGAACGAGCAATGCGGTGGTGCTGACCGATGCCGCACGCCGGGTCATCTGGGTCAACGAGGGATTCACCCGCATGACGGGCTACCGCTTCGAGGAAATCCAGGGCAAGGTTCCGGGCTGGGTGCTCCAGGGCAAGGACACCGATCCGGCGGTGGTGGCCCACATGCGCGCCTGTCTCAGCCGGGAGGAAGGGTTCCAGGTCGAGGTGAAAAACTATCGCAAGGACGGGGTACCCTACTGGATCCGCAGCGATGTTCAGCCGATTCGCAGCGCCCGGGGGAAGATCGAGTATTTCATGGCCATCCAGCACGACATCACCGAGCAGAAGGCGCTGGAGACCAACCTGGCCCAGGCCCGTGACGAGGCGGTCGCCGCGTCGCGGATGAAATCCGAGTTCCTGGCCAACGTCAGCCACGAGATCCGGACGCCCATGAACGGCGTGCTCGGCATGGCCGAGCTCCTGATGGACACCAATCTCACCGAGGATCAGCGGCAGATGGGCCGGGTGATCCAGTCGAGCGCCAACAACCTGCTCACCATCATCGACGACCTGCTGGATTTCTCGAAGATCGAGGCGGGCAAGTTCCGGCTCACGACCCAGGAATTCAGCCTGGCCGAACAGCTGGAGCAGGCCATGGCCCTGATGGTGCCCCGCGCCGTGAGCGGCCGGATCTCCCTGCAAAGCGAATTGCCCGACGACCTGCCTGCGCGCCTCTGCGGTGATCCCGGCCGCATCCAGCAGGTGCTGGTGAACCTGCTGGGCAACGCCGTGAAGTTCACCGAGCGCGGCTCCGTGACGCTGGTGGTGCGGCCCCTGGACTCCGCCCGGGCCGGGCGTTACGCGTTTCGCGTGGAAGTCCGGGACACGGGCATCGGCATCCCGCCGGACCAGATTGACCGCCTCTTCCAACCTTTCGTCCAGGCCGACGGTTCGAGCACGCGCCGCTTCGGTGGCACGGGTCTCGGCCTGGCCATCTCCCGCCAGCTGATCGAGCTCATGAGCGGCCGGATCGGTTGCGAGAGCCGGCCCGGGGAAGGATCGGTTTTCTGGTTTGAGCTGGAGCTGGAGCTCGCAACCTCGCCCCTGGCCCCGGCCGAGCCCAAGCCTGCCGTGGTACCGGCCCTGCCGTCGGCCCGGCTGCTGGTGGCCGAGGATCAGCACGCCAACCAGCTGGTGATGCGTCTGCTCCTCACGAAGATGGGGGTTAACTTCAAACTCGTGGGCGACGGCATGGCGGTCATCGAGGAACTGAGCCGGGAAAATTATTCCCTCGTCCTCATGGACTGCCAGATGCCGCGCATGGACGGCTACGAGGCCACGCGCCTGATTCGCACCGGGGCGGCCGGTCCGGACAACGAGACTGTTCCCATCGTGGCGCTCACGGCCCATGCGATGGCGAGCGATCGCGAGAAATGCCTCGAGGCGGGCATGGATGACTATCTCTCGAAACCGGTGCGCTTCGAGAATCTCCAGCCGATCCTGCAGCGCCTGGGCATCGGCTTCGTCGTGCCGGTGCCCGAGCCGCCGGCGCCGCCGAGTCCGCCCACCGCCATCCTCGATGAAGCCCAGCTGGCGCAGCTGCGCTCCTTGCCGGGCCGGAAAGGCCCGCGGCTGCTGGACGAGCTGGCGAGCATGGCGCTCCAGGAAGTGCCGGCCGGGTTGGCCGAATTGCGCCGGCAGGTCTCCGCGCAGGCCGCGCGTCCGGTCGTGCAGACCGCCCACCGCCTGGCGGGTGCCGCCGCCAATCTCGGCGCCCGGAAGCTCCGCGCCCTGCTGCTGGAAGTGGAGAAGTCGGCGGAGGCCGGCGACTGGACGCAGGTCAGCCGGCAGCTCGACGACCTTGACCGGGAGTGGATTCCGGTCCAACAAGCCCTCAGCGGGCTGGTTCCCGCCAATCACGCATGA